A stretch of Chionomys nivalis chromosome 2, mChiNiv1.1, whole genome shotgun sequence DNA encodes these proteins:
- the Gje1 gene encoding putative gap junction epsilon-1 protein: MSLNYIKNFYEGCVKPPTVVGQFHTLFFGSVRMFFLGVLGFAVYGNEALHFSCEPDKREINLFCYNQFRPITPQVFWALQLVVVLLPGAIFHLYAACKNINQECILQKPAYTVNYILSVLLRISLEVVAFWLQIHLFGFQVKPLYLCDAESLGKKINVAKCMVPEHFEKTIFLIAMYTFTVITMVLCVAEIFEIIFRRPCFLFKQ; encoded by the exons ATGTCTCTAAACTACATCAAGAACTTCTACGAAGGATGT GTGAAACCTCCAACTGTGGTCGGCCAGTTCCACACCCTCTTCTTCGGCTCTGTGAGGATGTTCTTCCTTGGTGTACTGGGCTTTGCGGTTTATGGGAATGAAGCTTTGCATTTCAGCTGTGAGCCAGACAAAAGAGAGATAAATCTGTTCTGTTACAATCAGTTCAGGCCAATAACTCCCCAG GTGTTCTGGGCATTACAACTAGTGGTTGTCCTGCTTCCTGGAGCTATTTTCCACCTTTATGCTGCATGTAAAAACATCAATCAAGAATGCATTCTTCAAAAGCCTGCGTACACTGTGAATTATATCCTCTCGGTCTTGTTAAGGAtcagcctggaggtggtggcattTTGGCTTCAGATTCACCTCTTTGGCTTCCAGGTGAAGCCTCTATACTTGTGTGATGCTGAATCCCTcggtaaaaaaataaatgttgcaAAATGCATGGTTCCAGAACACTTTGAAAAGACTATTTTTCTCATTGCAATGTACACCTTTACTGTAATCACCATGGTATTGTGTGTTGCTGAGATTTTTGAGATCATATTCAGAAGACCATGCTTCCTATTTAAACAATGA